A region from the Vicia villosa cultivar HV-30 ecotype Madison, WI linkage group LG3, Vvil1.0, whole genome shotgun sequence genome encodes:
- the LOC131659847 gene encoding uncharacterized protein LOC131659847 yields MKARDLYDVFKDYGVVDEVIIPGKRDKSGKKFGFVRFFEVVDADNLAVKLDNIFIGKQKLFVNFPRFHRGKEVKQGTFAKESVSEENPSKRSHKGAKEGTRDVQSVSQVRSFAAVTRNTAGPVLPRQQYLEYVCDTSLVEQRFNRAFVGKVREVGMTYNIQDLFDMEGFFGVKVTALGANLCLLEDREVGEVGKLLEFDRTWVDRWFSEIKKWDKEVFDGERVAWVRLFGLPCLFWNNPFFEFITKPVGVFIRPDANTLDQSRSDVARFLIRTRCAAGIDETFNVKLNGVPVRLKMVEDAQGPVRVLSSSLDYSSSESKEVASDLEMDEVGSEGGVPVNSTEPELGGEETLGEVA; encoded by the exons atgaaggctagaGACCTGTACGATGTGTTCAAGGATTATGGTGTGGTAGATGAGGTTATCATCCCAGGGAAAAGGGACAAATCCGGCAAGAAGTTCGGCTTTGTTCGTTTTTTCGAAGTTGTGGATGCTGACAATCTAGCAGTGAAGCTGGATAATATTTTCATCGGCAAACAGAAGCTGTTTGTCAACTTTCCTCGTTTCCATAGGGGTAAGGAGGTGAAACAAGGTACGTTTGCCAAAGAGTCAGTTTCTGAGGAGAACCCAAGCAAGAGGTCCCATAAAGGAGCGAAGGAGGGAACTCGTGATGTGCAAAGTGTGTCCCAGGTTAGATCCTTTGCGGCGGTGACTCGTAATACTGCGGGTCCGGTCTTACCTCGTCAACAGTATCTGGAATATGTGTGTGATACGTCCTTGGTGGAACAAAGATTCAACAGAGCCTTTGTTGGGAAGGTTAGAGAGGTCGGAATGACTTACAACATTCAGGACCTGTTTGATATGGAAGGATTCTTTGGGGTGAAAGTAACAGCTCTAGGAGCGAATTTGTGTCTTTTGGAAGATAGGGAGGTGGGAGAAGTGGGGAAATTATTGGAGTTTGACAGAACGTGGGTGGATAGATGGTTTTCGGAGATCAAGAAGTGGGACAAAGAGGTATTCGATGGTGAAAGGGTGGCGTGGGTGAGATTGTTTGGGCTCCCTTGTCTTTTCTGGAACAATCCTTTTTTCGAGTTTATTACAAAACCAGTTGGGGTGTTCATAAGACCAGATGCAAATACCTTGGATCAATCACGTTCAGATGTGGCGcg gttTCTGATTCGAACTCGGTGTGCAGCTGGGATTGATGAGACTTTCAACGTGAAACTCAATGGTGTTCCTGTGAGATTGAAGATGGTAGAAGACGCACAGGGGCCGGTTAGGGTTTTATCTTCATCTCTAGATTATTCTTCTTCTGAATCAAAAGAGGTTGCTTCTGATTTAGAGATGGATGAAGTCGGTTCGGAGGGTGGTGTTCCGGTCAACTCGACGGAGCCGGAGTTAGGAGGGGAAGAGACGCTCGGAGAGGTGGCGTAG